One window of the Streptomyces sp. NBC_00259 genome contains the following:
- a CDS encoding enoyl-CoA hydratase/isomerase family protein translates to MADTVLYEVSDGLATITINRPEAMNAMNVEAKVALRDALLAAAADTGVRAVLLTATGRAFCVGQDLKEHVSLLMSDKESGSSHTMNTVREHYNPIVRAITEMPKPVVAGVNGVAAGAGMGFALAADYRVVADSAKFTTSFAGVALTADSGVSWTLPRLIGPSRAADLLLFPRSITAQEAYELGLVNKLVPADDLAAEAAAVARALAEGPTLAYAAIKESLAYGSGHSLAETLDKEDELQTRAGASEDHEIAVRAFIAKEKPQYLGR, encoded by the coding sequence ATGGCGGACACCGTGCTGTACGAGGTGAGCGACGGACTCGCGACGATCACGATCAACCGGCCCGAGGCCATGAACGCGATGAACGTCGAGGCCAAGGTCGCCCTCCGGGACGCCCTGCTGGCCGCCGCCGCGGACACCGGCGTACGGGCGGTACTGCTCACGGCGACGGGCCGCGCCTTCTGTGTGGGCCAGGACCTCAAGGAGCACGTCTCGCTGCTGATGTCCGACAAGGAGTCGGGCAGCAGCCACACCATGAACACCGTGCGCGAGCACTACAACCCCATCGTGCGGGCCATCACCGAGATGCCGAAGCCGGTGGTGGCGGGGGTCAACGGCGTCGCCGCGGGCGCCGGGATGGGCTTCGCCCTGGCCGCGGACTACCGCGTCGTCGCCGACTCCGCGAAGTTCACGACGTCCTTCGCCGGGGTCGCGCTGACCGCCGACTCCGGGGTCTCCTGGACGCTGCCGCGGCTGATCGGCCCGAGCCGTGCCGCGGATCTGCTGCTCTTCCCGCGCTCGATCACCGCGCAGGAGGCGTACGAGCTGGGCCTCGTGAACAAGCTCGTGCCCGCCGACGACCTGGCGGCCGAGGCGGCGGCCGTCGCCCGGGCGCTGGCCGAGGGCCCGACCCTGGCCTACGCCGCGATCAAGGAGTCCCTCGCGTACGGCTCCGGTCACTCGCTGGCCGAGACGCTCGACAAGGAGGACGAGCTCCAGACCCGGGCCGGCGCCTCGGAGGACCACGAGATCGCCGTACGGGCCTTCATCGCCAAGGAGAAGCCGCAGTACCTCGGCCGCTAG
- a CDS encoding DUF3117 domain-containing protein: MAAMKPRTGDGPLEVTKEGRGIVMRVPLEGGGRLVVELTPDEADALGDALKKVVG, from the coding sequence ATGGCGGCCATGAAGCCGCGGACGGGCGACGGCCCGCTCGAGGTGACCAAGGAGGGGCGGGGCATCGTCATGCGCGTTCCGCTCGAAGGCGGCGGTCGGCTTGTCGTCGAGCTGACTCCGGACGAGGCAGACGCCCTCGGCGACGCCCTCAAGAAGGTCGTCGGCTGA
- a CDS encoding O-methyltransferase, which produces MRQLRGQERVITANRQTSWAFADAFVAEDEALRWARERAREAGLPSVSPGTGAALRLLAATAGAKAVAEIGTGTGVSGIYLLQGMRPDGVLTTVDPEPERQQFAREAFRAAGFAANRARFIPGRALDVLPRLADGGYDLVFCDGDRMESLECLAESLRLLRPGGLVCFEGVFADGRTVDSAAQPGEVLRVRELLRTVRESQELLPSLLPVGDGLLCAVRRG; this is translated from the coding sequence TTGCGCCAACTACGGGGACAGGAGAGGGTCATTACCGCCAACCGGCAGACGAGCTGGGCGTTCGCCGACGCCTTTGTCGCCGAGGACGAAGCACTGCGCTGGGCCCGTGAGCGGGCCCGGGAGGCAGGGCTGCCCTCGGTGTCGCCGGGCACCGGTGCCGCGCTGCGGCTGCTGGCCGCGACGGCGGGCGCCAAGGCGGTGGCGGAGATCGGCACGGGCACCGGGGTCTCCGGGATCTATCTGCTGCAGGGCATGCGGCCGGACGGCGTGCTGACCACGGTCGACCCCGAACCGGAGCGGCAGCAGTTCGCCCGGGAGGCGTTCCGGGCCGCCGGCTTCGCGGCGAACCGGGCGCGTTTCATCCCCGGCCGCGCCCTGGACGTACTGCCGCGGCTCGCCGACGGCGGATACGACCTCGTCTTCTGCGACGGCGACCGCATGGAATCGCTGGAATGCCTAGCTGAATCGTTGCGCCTGCTGAGACCCGGCGGCCTCGTCTGCTTCGAGGGCGTCTTCGCGGACGGCCGCACGGTCGATTCGGCGGCCCAGCCCGGCGAGGTGCTGCGGGTGCGGGAGCTGCTGCGAACGGTGCGGGAGAGCCAGGAGCTGCTGCCGTCGCTGCTGCCGGTGGGCGACGGCCTGCTGTGCGCGGTGCGCCGCGGCTGA
- the sigE gene encoding RNA polymerase sigma factor SigE has product MLRRLLGSAGEPKSVTDTADARSSQADSVPTATFAPDAESQAWTPPSWEDIVSTHSGRVYRLAYRLTGNQHDAEDLTQEVFVRVFRSLSTYTPGTFEGWLHRITTNLFLDMVRRKQRIRFDALGDDAAERLPSREPSPQQVFHDTHFDADVQQALDTLAPEFRAAVVLCDIEGLSYEEIAATLGVKLGTVRSRIHRGRSHLRKALQHRSPEARAEQRALAGVAGEGGTA; this is encoded by the coding sequence CTGCTGAGGCGCCTTCTCGGGTCGGCGGGTGAGCCGAAATCCGTGACCGACACCGCTGACGCCCGTTCCAGCCAGGCCGACTCCGTGCCCACCGCGACCTTCGCACCGGATGCGGAATCGCAGGCGTGGACCCCTCCCTCCTGGGAGGACATCGTCAGCACGCACAGCGGTCGGGTCTACCGTCTCGCCTACCGTCTGACCGGAAACCAGCACGACGCGGAGGACCTCACCCAAGAGGTCTTCGTCCGTGTCTTCCGCTCCCTGTCGACCTACACGCCGGGGACCTTCGAGGGCTGGCTGCACCGCATCACCACCAACCTGTTCCTGGACATGGTCCGCCGCAAGCAGCGCATCCGCTTCGACGCCCTGGGCGACGACGCGGCCGAGCGGCTGCCCAGCCGTGAGCCGTCCCCGCAGCAGGTCTTCCACGACACCCACTTCGACGCCGACGTCCAGCAGGCACTGGACACCCTCGCGCCCGAGTTCCGCGCCGCCGTGGTGCTCTGCGACATCGAGGGCCTCTCGTACGAGGAGATCGCGGCCACGCTCGGCGTCAAGCTCGGCACCGTCCGGAGCCGGATCCACCGCGGCCGGTCCCATCTGCGCAAGGCCCTGCAGCACCGCTCTCCGGAGGCGCGTGCCGAGCAGCGCGCGCTCGCGGGCGTGGCCGGGGAGGGCGGGACGGCGTGA
- a CDS encoding anti-sigma factor family protein, whose protein sequence is MSSISPTPAEQHLGDRLAALVDGELKHDVRDRVLAHLATCAKCKAEADAQRRLKSVFATAAPPPPSEGLLARLQGLPAGPPGGDDDGRGGPFGRGRPTDGVFGMTPENFGYVPGGHGLPDGGPGSGFRIHDVGRQEAERSLWRGRRFAFAAASAVSFAAIALGGTLPLATTGDATARGDNRGNNVTPLRAQTPAGTGAEANRRRGGGTGLSGMSSTPAVAVAPQTLAQAQPLSHPFAAQPLLAGGSSPSLIRPTGSAFQLATAPGPTASGTPLPSRLAAPTRR, encoded by the coding sequence GTGAGCAGCATCAGTCCGACCCCCGCGGAGCAGCATCTGGGGGACCGGCTCGCTGCCCTGGTCGACGGCGAGCTCAAACATGACGTGCGCGATCGCGTCCTCGCGCATCTCGCGACCTGCGCCAAGTGCAAGGCCGAGGCCGACGCACAGCGCCGGCTGAAGAGCGTCTTCGCCACGGCCGCCCCGCCGCCACCCTCCGAGGGTCTGCTCGCACGGCTGCAGGGGCTGCCGGCGGGACCGCCCGGAGGTGATGACGACGGGCGGGGAGGTCCGTTCGGCCGGGGGCGTCCCACCGATGGCGTCTTCGGTATGACCCCGGAGAACTTCGGATACGTACCGGGCGGGCACGGTCTGCCCGACGGCGGTCCCGGTTCGGGGTTCCGCATCCATGACGTGGGGCGCCAGGAGGCGGAGCGCTCCCTGTGGCGCGGACGCAGGTTCGCGTTCGCCGCCGCCAGCGCCGTGTCCTTCGCGGCCATCGCCCTCGGCGGGACGCTGCCGCTCGCCACCACCGGCGACGCCACGGCCCGTGGGGACAACCGCGGCAACAATGTGACACCGCTGCGTGCGCAGACCCCGGCCGGCACGGGTGCGGAGGCGAACCGCCGCCGCGGCGGGGGCACCGGGCTGAGCGGCATGAGCAGCACTCCGGCGGTTGCGGTGGCCCCGCAGACGCTGGCCCAGGCACAGCCGCTGTCCCATCCGTTCGCCGCGCAGCCGCTGCTGGCCGGCGGTTCCTCACCGTCGTTGATACGGCCCACGGGCTCGGCGTTCCAGCTGGCCACGGCCCCCGGCCCGACCGCGTCCGGCACCCCGCTGCCCAGCAGGCTCGCCGCCCCGACCCGGCGCTGA
- a CDS encoding trypsin-like peptidase domain-containing protein yields the protein MENGKPTGPKPKWWSRPARPEPSSVTDAVATADTPDAVHDAGPGPDTVRHGAQVVAPAAPVDDQAEYPLAAPAPTPAPASVPDPQAQAPEPDTSVAEQPHPQPAGDGWTDPADAVPHAHDGLPAGDRTDGGVRPLHEPDEYRTPPYGGPGPWAPAPPVQRPGGGTPPPYPSGSEYAAPAPAPGPLAAPPAPAPAPVQWSQYDPWSSPGAALTQAGEPPRKKTRRGMAFVGALLFALLAGVLGGGVGAYLERNGGISTVELPQSGAEDSGRAPDSIAGIAASALPSVVTLHVSGSGEQGTGTGFVLDAQGHILTNNHVVDPAGSSGDISVTFSGGETARATLVGKDSGYDLAVVKVTGVSGLRPLPLGNSDNVRVGDPVVAIGAPFDLQNTVTAGIISAKERPITAGGEKGDGSDVSYVDALQTDAPINPGNSGGPLVDSKARVIGINSAIRAADSAPGPDGSAGQSGSIGLGFAIPINQGKRVAEELINTGKATHPVIGVSLDMQYSGDGARVGEKGKDGAASVTAGGPAAKAGVRPGDVITKVDGQRVHSGEELIVKIRAHRPGDRLELTLTRNGKEQTKTLTLGSSTGT from the coding sequence ATGGAGAACGGGAAGCCGACGGGTCCCAAGCCGAAGTGGTGGAGCCGGCCGGCCCGCCCCGAACCGTCGTCGGTGACCGACGCGGTGGCAACGGCCGACACGCCCGACGCCGTACATGACGCCGGACCCGGACCCGACACCGTGCGCCACGGCGCACAGGTCGTGGCACCGGCCGCTCCCGTCGACGACCAGGCGGAATACCCCCTGGCAGCGCCCGCACCCACGCCCGCACCCGCATCGGTGCCGGACCCACAGGCGCAGGCCCCGGAGCCGGACACCTCCGTCGCGGAGCAGCCGCACCCGCAGCCGGCGGGTGACGGCTGGACGGACCCGGCCGACGCGGTGCCGCACGCCCATGACGGCCTCCCGGCGGGCGACCGTACGGACGGCGGCGTACGGCCCTTGCACGAGCCCGACGAGTACCGCACGCCTCCCTACGGCGGCCCCGGGCCCTGGGCGCCGGCCCCGCCCGTGCAGCGGCCCGGAGGCGGGACGCCACCGCCGTACCCCTCCGGCAGCGAGTACGCGGCACCGGCACCGGCGCCGGGACCCCTGGCCGCCCCACCGGCCCCCGCGCCCGCACCGGTGCAGTGGAGCCAGTACGACCCCTGGAGCTCGCCCGGCGCGGCGCTCACACAAGCCGGAGAGCCTCCCAGGAAGAAGACCCGGCGTGGCATGGCCTTCGTCGGCGCACTGCTCTTCGCGCTGCTCGCCGGAGTGCTCGGCGGCGGCGTCGGCGCGTACCTCGAACGCAACGGCGGGATCAGCACCGTCGAGCTGCCGCAGTCCGGCGCCGAGGACTCCGGCCGGGCTCCGGACAGCATCGCCGGTATCGCCGCCAGCGCCCTTCCCAGCGTGGTCACGCTGCACGTCAGCGGCAGCGGCGAGCAGGGCACGGGCACCGGGTTCGTCCTGGACGCGCAGGGCCACATCCTCACCAACAACCATGTCGTCGACCCGGCCGGCAGCTCCGGCGACATCTCCGTCACCTTCAGCGGCGGCGAGACCGCCCGCGCCACTCTCGTCGGCAAGGACAGCGGCTACGACCTCGCCGTCGTCAAGGTCACCGGCGTCTCCGGGCTCAGGCCGCTGCCGCTGGGCAACTCCGACAACGTCCGGGTCGGCGATCCGGTCGTCGCCATCGGCGCGCCCTTCGATCTGCAGAACACGGTGACCGCCGGAATCATCAGCGCCAAGGAGCGCCCGATCACCGCCGGCGGCGAGAAGGGCGACGGCAGCGACGTCAGCTACGTCGACGCGCTGCAGACCGACGCCCCGATAAACCCCGGGAATTCGGGCGGTCCGCTCGTGGACTCCAAGGCGCGGGTCATCGGCATCAACAGCGCGATTCGCGCCGCGGACAGCGCGCCCGGCCCGGACGGAAGCGCCGGTCAGTCCGGTTCCATCGGCCTCGGCTTCGCCATTCCGATCAACCAGGGAAAGCGGGTCGCCGAGGAGCTGATCAACACCGGCAAGGCCACCCACCCCGTGATCGGCGTCAGCCTCGACATGCAGTACTCGGGCGACGGCGCGCGCGTCGGCGAGAAGGGCAAGGACGGTGCCGCGTCCGTCACCGCGGGCGGACCGGCCGCCAAGGCCGGTGTCCGTCCCGGCGACGTCATCACCAAGGTCGACGGCCAGCGTGTGCACAGCGGCGAGGAACTCATCGTCAAGATCCGTGCGCACCGCCCCGGTGACCGCCTGGAACTCACGCTCACCCGCAACGGCAAAGAGCAGACCAAGACGCTGACGCTCGGTTCGTCCACGGGCACGTGA
- a CDS encoding sec-independent translocase yields MFNDIGALELVTLVVLAVLVFGPDKLPKVIQDASRFIRKVREFSDNAKHDIRSELGPEFKDFEFEDLNPKAFLRKQLNENDDLKEIRSSFDLKKEMNEVADAVHGRESGDSSVPAAVNGSPGTTAPDLVKKREKPDQGERPPFDADAT; encoded by the coding sequence GTGTTCAATGACATAGGCGCACTCGAGCTCGTGACGCTCGTTGTCCTCGCCGTGCTCGTCTTCGGCCCGGACAAGCTGCCCAAGGTCATCCAGGACGCCTCGCGCTTCATCCGCAAGGTCCGGGAATTCTCCGACAACGCGAAGCACGACATCCGCAGCGAACTGGGCCCCGAATTCAAGGACTTCGAGTTCGAGGATCTGAATCCCAAAGCCTTCCTCAGGAAGCAGCTGAACGAGAACGACGATCTCAAGGAGATCCGCAGCAGCTTCGACCTGAAGAAGGAGATGAACGAGGTCGCGGACGCGGTGCACGGCAGGGAGTCCGGCGACTCCTCGGTGCCGGCGGCGGTCAACGGATCGCCGGGCACCACCGCACCGGATCTGGTCAAGAAGCGCGAAAAGCCCGATCAGGGCGAGCGCCCGCCGTTCGACGCAGACGCCACCTGA
- a CDS encoding Mrp/NBP35 family ATP-binding protein — protein MVTEDAVREALATVNDPEINKPITDLGMVKSVEIGNDGTVAVTVYLTVSGCPMRETITQRVTDAVSGVEGVTRVDVSLDVMSDEQRRELASSLRGTTAEREVPFAKPGSLTRVYAVASGKGGVGKSSVTVNLAAAMAADGLKVGVVDADIYGHSVPRMLGADGRPTQVENMIMPPSAHGVKVISIGMFTPGNAPVVWRGPMLHRALQQFLADVYWGDLDVLLLDLPPGTGDIAISVAQLVPNAEILVVTTPQQAAAEVAERAGSIAVQTHQKIVGVVENMSGLPCPHCDEMVDVFGTGGGQMVAEGLTKTTGATVPVLGQIPIDVRLREGGDEGKPVVLTDPDSPAGSALRAIADKLGGRQRGLAGMSLGITPRNKF, from the coding sequence ATGGTTACGGAAGACGCGGTGCGCGAAGCACTGGCGACGGTGAACGACCCCGAGATCAACAAGCCGATCACCGACCTCGGCATGGTCAAATCGGTGGAGATCGGAAACGACGGCACGGTCGCCGTCACGGTCTACCTCACCGTCTCCGGCTGCCCGATGCGCGAGACCATCACCCAGCGCGTCACGGACGCCGTCTCCGGCGTCGAGGGCGTCACCCGCGTCGATGTCTCGCTGGACGTGATGAGCGACGAGCAGCGCCGTGAGCTCGCGTCCTCGCTGCGCGGCACGACCGCCGAGCGCGAGGTGCCGTTCGCCAAGCCCGGCTCGCTGACGCGGGTGTACGCGGTGGCGTCCGGCAAGGGCGGCGTCGGCAAGTCCTCCGTGACCGTGAACCTGGCGGCGGCGATGGCGGCCGACGGTCTGAAGGTCGGTGTCGTCGACGCCGACATCTACGGCCACAGCGTGCCGCGCATGCTCGGCGCCGACGGCCGTCCCACCCAGGTCGAGAACATGATCATGCCGCCGTCCGCGCACGGCGTGAAGGTCATCTCGATCGGCATGTTCACGCCGGGCAACGCGCCGGTGGTGTGGCGCGGGCCGATGCTGCACCGCGCACTGCAGCAGTTCCTCGCGGACGTCTACTGGGGCGACCTGGACGTGCTGCTGCTCGACCTGCCGCCCGGCACCGGTGACATCGCGATCTCCGTGGCCCAGCTGGTGCCGAACGCGGAGATCCTGGTCGTCACCACCCCGCAGCAGGCCGCGGCGGAGGTCGCGGAGCGTGCGGGCTCCATCGCCGTCCAGACCCACCAGAAGATCGTCGGCGTCGTCGAGAACATGTCGGGCCTGCCGTGCCCGCACTGCGACGAGATGGTCGACGTCTTCGGCACGGGTGGCGGCCAGATGGTCGCCGAGGGCCTGACGAAGACGACGGGCGCCACGGTCCCGGTCCTGGGCCAGATCCCGATCGACGTCCGGCTCCGCGAAGGCGGCGACGAGGGCAAGCCGGTCGTCCTCACCGACCCCGACTCCCCCGCCGGCTCGGCCCTGCGTGCCATCGCCGACAAGCTCGGCGGCCGCCAGCGCGGCCTCGCGGGCATGAGCCTGGGCATCACCCCGCGCAACAAGTTCTGA
- a CDS encoding magnesium and cobalt transport protein CorA has protein sequence MSMIRDLREAVRPTLRKSSGPYSAYGAYDTTRDPSASSAVVDCAVYRDGERVKDEACLNPHEAMLRVREGGGFAWIGLHEPTEEEFSGIAAEFGLHPLAVEDAVHAHQRPKLERYDDTLFTVFKTIHYVEHAELTATSEVVEAGEVMCFTGPDFVITVRHGGQGSLRNLRHRLQDDPELLAKGPSAVLHAIADHVVDGYIAVADAVQVDIDEIEIDVFSAPSKGSTRGTDTGRIYQLKREVLEFKRAVTPLLRPMQLLSERPMRLVDPEVQKYFRDVADHLARVQEQVIGFDELLNSILQANLAQATVAQNEDMRKITSWAAIIAVPTAVCGIYGMNFDHMPELHWRYGYPMVLVGIVGICLTIHRTLKRNGWL, from the coding sequence ATGTCGATGATCCGTGACCTGCGCGAAGCGGTCCGCCCCACGCTGCGCAAGAGCAGCGGCCCGTACAGCGCGTACGGTGCCTACGACACGACCCGTGACCCCTCGGCCTCCAGCGCGGTCGTGGACTGCGCCGTCTACCGCGACGGCGAGCGGGTCAAGGACGAGGCCTGCCTCAACCCGCACGAGGCGATGCTGCGGGTGCGCGAGGGCGGCGGATTCGCGTGGATCGGGCTGCACGAGCCGACCGAGGAGGAGTTCTCCGGCATCGCGGCCGAGTTCGGGCTCCACCCGCTGGCCGTCGAGGACGCCGTGCACGCCCACCAGCGGCCCAAGCTGGAGCGGTACGACGACACGCTCTTCACGGTCTTCAAGACCATCCACTACGTCGAGCACGCCGAACTGACGGCGACCAGCGAGGTCGTCGAGGCCGGCGAGGTCATGTGCTTCACCGGGCCCGACTTCGTGATCACCGTCCGGCACGGCGGACAGGGCTCGCTGCGCAACCTCAGGCACCGGCTGCAGGACGATCCGGAGCTGCTCGCCAAGGGCCCCTCGGCGGTGCTCCACGCCATCGCGGACCATGTCGTGGACGGCTACATCGCGGTCGCGGACGCCGTTCAGGTCGACATCGACGAGATCGAGATCGACGTCTTCTCCGCGCCGTCGAAGGGCAGCACGCGCGGCACCGACACCGGACGGATCTACCAGCTCAAGCGTGAAGTGCTGGAGTTCAAGCGGGCGGTGACCCCGCTGCTGCGGCCGATGCAGCTGCTGAGCGAGCGCCCGATGCGGCTGGTCGACCCCGAGGTCCAGAAGTACTTCCGCGACGTCGCCGACCACCTGGCCCGGGTGCAGGAGCAGGTCATCGGGTTCGACGAGCTGCTGAACTCGATCCTCCAGGCCAACCTGGCGCAGGCGACGGTCGCCCAGAACGAGGACATGCGCAAGATCACGTCCTGGGCCGCGATCATCGCCGTACCGACGGCGGTCTGCGGCATCTACGGCATGAACTTCGACCACATGCCGGAGCTGCACTGGAGGTACGGCTATCCGATGGTGCTCGTCGGCATCGTCGGGATCTGTCTCACCATTCACCGCACGCTGAAGCGCAACGGCTGGCTCTAA
- a CDS encoding suppressor of fused domain protein, giving the protein MGEVLALVEARLRSALGEPDARAAVTFVGTDRIEVLRFIDGDIARYATLGMSAQPMTDPKDVLADPVKGPRAELVLSVRAGLADTDKVLRPLAVLASSPQVEGVIVAPGNSMDVGGPLWPSAPFSSVLVAESGGLVEDLELDSPMDPVRFLPLLPMTQNEAAWKRVHGAAQLQERWLTQGTDLRDPLRRSVPLA; this is encoded by the coding sequence ATGGGAGAAGTTCTTGCTCTGGTCGAGGCCCGGCTGCGCAGCGCGCTCGGCGAACCGGACGCGCGCGCCGCGGTGACCTTCGTCGGTACGGACCGGATCGAGGTGCTCCGGTTCATCGACGGGGACATCGCCCGGTACGCCACGCTGGGCATGTCCGCCCAGCCGATGACCGACCCCAAGGACGTGCTCGCCGACCCTGTGAAGGGGCCGCGCGCGGAGCTGGTCCTGTCGGTGCGCGCCGGGCTCGCCGACACCGACAAGGTGCTGCGTCCGCTCGCCGTCCTGGCCTCGTCTCCGCAGGTCGAGGGGGTGATCGTGGCGCCCGGCAACTCCATGGACGTGGGTGGGCCGCTGTGGCCCTCCGCGCCGTTCTCGTCGGTCCTGGTCGCCGAGTCCGGCGGGCTGGTCGAGGATCTGGAGCTCGACTCGCCCATGGATCCGGTGCGCTTCCTGCCGCTGCTGCCGATGACGCAGAACGAGGCCGCGTGGAAGCGGGTGCACGGTGCGGCGCAGCTCCAGGAGCGCTGGCTGACGCAGGGCACGGACCTGCGCGATCCGTTGCGCAGGTCCGTGCCCCTGGCGTGA
- a CDS encoding MFS transporter, whose translation MRAADPFAGEDERREVTEGDPGAEATAGGGGILRQPKAVWATAGASVVAFMGIGLVDPILPSIAKGLDATASQVSLLFTSYFLITAVAMLVTGFVSSRIGGRRTLLMGLVLVVVFAALSGMSGSVGELVGFRAGWGLGNALFVSTALAVIVGAATGGSTAAILLYESALGLGMACGPLVGAVLGDASWRYPFFGTAALMTIGFVCIAAFLKEQPKPAARTSLLDPLKALGHGGLASVATSAFFYNYAFFTVLAFTPFVLNMSPYRSGAVFFAWGVLLAVFSVLVAPRLQKRYGSLRVLGGSLLLLAVDVVVLGYGDHTTAVVCTVLSGALIGVNNTVFTELALGVSDAPRPVASAGYNFVRWFAAAAAPFLAPKIEEWSNVHMPFVVAGIAAVCGAGVVWARRASLVHEAAELKPVHATRDGVAVFAD comes from the coding sequence ATGCGCGCAGCGGATCCGTTCGCCGGCGAGGACGAACGACGGGAAGTTACGGAAGGAGACCCGGGAGCGGAAGCGACGGCCGGCGGAGGCGGCATCCTGCGTCAGCCGAAAGCCGTGTGGGCCACGGCCGGCGCGTCCGTCGTGGCCTTCATGGGCATCGGTCTGGTGGACCCGATCCTGCCGTCCATCGCCAAGGGCCTGGACGCCACGGCGAGCCAGGTCTCCCTGCTGTTCACCTCGTACTTCCTGATCACCGCCGTCGCGATGCTGGTCACCGGCTTCGTGTCCAGCCGCATCGGCGGCCGCAGGACGCTCCTCATGGGCCTGGTGCTGGTCGTCGTCTTCGCCGCGCTCTCCGGCATGTCGGGCTCGGTCGGCGAGCTCGTCGGCTTCCGGGCCGGCTGGGGCCTCGGCAACGCCCTCTTCGTGTCGACCGCGCTCGCCGTCATCGTCGGCGCGGCCACAGGGGGCAGCACGGCGGCGATCCTGCTCTACGAGTCGGCACTCGGTCTCGGCATGGCCTGCGGGCCGCTCGTCGGCGCCGTGCTCGGCGACGCGAGCTGGCGCTATCCGTTCTTCGGGACCGCGGCCCTGATGACCATCGGCTTCGTGTGCATCGCGGCCTTCCTCAAGGAACAGCCGAAGCCCGCCGCCAGGACCTCGCTGCTCGACCCGCTCAAGGCGCTCGGCCACGGCGGCCTCGCGTCGGTCGCCACCTCGGCGTTCTTCTACAACTACGCCTTCTTCACCGTGCTGGCCTTCACCCCGTTCGTGCTGAACATGTCGCCGTACCGGTCCGGAGCGGTTTTCTTCGCCTGGGGCGTACTGCTCGCGGTCTTCTCGGTGCTGGTCGCGCCGCGGCTGCAGAAGCGGTACGGCTCGCTCAGGGTGCTGGGCGGCTCGCTGCTGCTGCTCGCCGTGGACGTGGTGGTCCTCGGGTACGGCGACCACACCACGGCCGTCGTCTGCACCGTGCTGTCCGGAGCGCTCATCGGCGTGAACAACACCGTGTTCACGGAGCTGGCGCTCGGCGTCTCCGACGCCCCGCGCCCGGTGGCGAGCGCGGGCTACAACTTCGTCCGCTGGTTCGCGGCGGCCGCGGCACCGTTCCTGGCGCCGAAGATCGAGGAGTGGAGCAACGTCCATATGCCGTTCGTGGTGGCCGGGATCGCGGCGGTGTGCGGCGCGGGCGTCGTGTGGGCGCGGCGGGCGTCGCTCGTCCACGAGGCGGCGGAGCTGAAGCCGGTCCACGCGACGCGGGACGGGGTCGCGGTCTTCGCCGACTGA
- a CDS encoding DUF6758 family protein: MRGEPSCPKCGGRVRAPGLFADTWQCDVHGSVHPLQPVIPPSVEALSVVVARAKVPVWMPWPLPVGWLFTGVAYAGDDRSGGRATAVACSGPGPLGGVGELLLVAEELGVGLGARFAGIDGPDPGPHMTVDISPQAKVLASGRPTPLWHVNDAPEDRAVFAGEARGLWLWAIVWPESTGLLMYDELILTDLREAGSEVELLPCGALSPRLLS, from the coding sequence ATGAGGGGCGAACCCAGTTGCCCGAAGTGTGGTGGCCGGGTCAGGGCGCCCGGTCTCTTTGCCGACACCTGGCAGTGCGATGTGCACGGTTCCGTGCATCCACTCCAGCCGGTGATCCCGCCGAGCGTCGAGGCCCTCAGCGTGGTGGTGGCTCGCGCCAAGGTGCCCGTGTGGATGCCCTGGCCGCTCCCCGTCGGCTGGCTGTTCACCGGCGTCGCGTACGCGGGCGACGACCGCAGCGGCGGCCGTGCCACGGCCGTCGCCTGCTCGGGGCCAGGGCCCCTGGGCGGCGTGGGGGAGCTGCTGCTGGTCGCCGAGGAGCTCGGCGTCGGCCTCGGTGCCCGCTTCGCCGGGATCGACGGGCCCGACCCCGGGCCGCACATGACCGTGGACATCTCGCCCCAGGCCAAGGTCCTCGCCAGCGGGCGGCCGACACCGCTCTGGCACGTCAACGACGCCCCCGAGGACCGTGCGGTGTTCGCGGGCGAGGCGCGGGGACTCTGGTTGTGGGCGATCGTCTGGCCCGAGTCGACCGGGCTGCTGATGTACGACGAGCTGATACTGACCGATCTGCGGGAGGCCGGCTCGGAGGTGGAGCTGCTGCCGTGCGGCGCGCTCTCGCCACGACTGCTGTCGTGA